A window from Dehalobacter sp. DCA encodes these proteins:
- the rnpA gene encoding ribonuclease P protein component, with protein MLLKSYRLKKKADFQSVFTNGKSYTSRQVVIYIFRGHNKKFGFIASKKVGNAVKRNRAKRLMREAVRLNIDGLKMDCEMILIARAAINKATLQEVEKSVLYIWRKAGIYDGKNA; from the coding sequence ATGCTGCTGAAGTCTTACAGATTGAAGAAAAAGGCCGATTTTCAAAGTGTCTTTACTAACGGAAAAAGTTATACCTCAAGACAAGTTGTCATATATATCTTTCGAGGACATAACAAAAAATTTGGATTTATTGCTTCCAAAAAAGTTGGCAATGCAGTGAAGCGCAACCGGGCCAAAAGGCTTATGCGTGAAGCTGTCCGTTTGAATATAGACGGATTGAAGATGGATTGTGAGATGATTTTGATTGCCCGTGCGGCAATCAACAAAGCAACCTTGCAGGAAGTTGAAAAATCTGTACTATATATTTGGAGAAAAGCGGGAATTTATGATGGAAAGAATGCGTAA